The Afipia massiliensis genome has a segment encoding these proteins:
- a CDS encoding Ppx/GppA phosphatase family protein: MTEDVRLHDGSGPSVGPPAAMAEEAHGRGETRVHGAAYAALDLGTNNCRLLIARVSNDGFRVIDSFSRIIRLGEGISTSGRISDAAISRAVGALGVCGDKIRAKGAKRLRTIATEACRAADNADAFLDLIARETGINLEVIDRETESTLAVIGCSPLLDTRAKGAILFDIGGGSTEVVRIERPAGSPHAAPVKGPWVSLPLGVVTLAERFGGMHVTRESYGEMVGEVARHLAPFAAQHGHDLSGMHLLGTSGTVTTVAGIHLGLSHYDRRRVDGLWMNDADMDRAIKRLLDMSYQDRARNACIGTERADLVLAGCAILDAIRKAFPLPRLRVADRGLREGMLVEMMRADGAIPAS; this comes from the coding sequence ATGACTGAGGATGTGCGGCTGCACGACGGTTCCGGACCGTCTGTCGGCCCGCCAGCAGCGATGGCTGAAGAGGCGCACGGCCGCGGGGAGACCCGCGTTCATGGCGCCGCCTATGCCGCGCTCGATCTCGGAACCAACAATTGCCGGCTGCTGATCGCGCGCGTCTCGAACGACGGATTCCGCGTGATCGATTCGTTTTCGCGCATCATCCGGCTCGGCGAGGGCATTTCGACATCGGGCCGCATCAGCGACGCTGCGATTTCGCGGGCGGTGGGCGCGCTCGGCGTGTGCGGCGACAAGATTCGCGCCAAGGGCGCGAAACGGTTGCGCACCATCGCGACCGAGGCGTGCCGCGCCGCCGACAATGCCGACGCATTTCTCGACCTGATCGCGCGCGAAACCGGGATCAACCTCGAAGTCATCGACCGCGAGACCGAGTCGACGCTGGCGGTGATCGGCTGCTCGCCGCTGCTCGATACCCGCGCGAAGGGCGCGATCCTGTTCGACATTGGCGGCGGCTCGACGGAAGTGGTGCGGATCGAGCGTCCGGCCGGCAGCCCGCACGCGGCGCCGGTGAAGGGGCCATGGGTCTCGCTGCCGCTCGGCGTGGTCACGCTGGCGGAGCGCTTCGGCGGCATGCATGTCACCCGCGAGTCGTACGGCGAGATGGTCGGCGAGGTTGCACGTCATCTCGCGCCGTTCGCCGCACAGCACGGCCACGATCTGTCCGGCATGCATCTGCTCGGAACATCCGGGACCGTCACGACGGTCGCGGGCATCCACCTTGGTCTGTCGCACTATGACCGGCGACGGGTGGACGGTTTGTGGATGAACGACGCCGACATGGACCGCGCCATCAAGCGGCTGCTCGACATGAGCTATCAGGACCGCGCGCGAAATGCCTGCATCGGCACCGAGCGGGCCGATCTCGTGCTGGCCGGATGCGCCATTCTCGATGCGATCCGCAAGGCGTTTCCGCTGCCGCGCCTGCGGGTCGCGGACCGCGGTCTGCGCGAAGGCATGCTGGTCGAGATGATGCGGGCCGACGGCGCAATCCCTGCGTCCTGA
- a CDS encoding RlmE family RNA methyltransferase, which yields MAKDTTGRLHVTVKSGGKRKLSSKLWLERQLNDPYVMQAKRDGFRSRAAYKLREIDDKQRFLKQGQVVVDLGAAPGGWSQIAAKRVGALEGRGKVVAIDLLEMPELPGVLFAQMDFLDDRAPEKLRAMIGGGADVVMSDMAANTTGHRKTDQLRIIGLVESAAAFACEILNPGGTFLAKVFQSGAEADLVAQLKRDFTTVKHVKPAASRQDSSERYVMALGFRGSNTPQ from the coding sequence ATGGCGAAAGACACCACCGGACGACTGCATGTGACGGTGAAGTCCGGCGGCAAGCGCAAGCTATCGTCGAAACTCTGGCTGGAACGTCAGCTCAACGATCCTTACGTCATGCAGGCCAAGCGTGACGGTTTTCGCTCGCGCGCGGCTTACAAATTGCGCGAAATCGACGACAAGCAGCGCTTCCTCAAGCAGGGACAGGTCGTGGTCGATCTCGGCGCCGCACCCGGCGGATGGAGCCAGATCGCGGCAAAGCGCGTCGGCGCGCTGGAGGGCCGGGGCAAGGTCGTCGCCATCGACCTGCTGGAAATGCCGGAACTGCCCGGTGTGCTTTTCGCGCAGATGGATTTTCTTGACGATCGCGCGCCCGAGAAGCTGCGCGCCATGATTGGCGGCGGCGCCGACGTCGTGATGTCGGACATGGCGGCGAACACCACGGGTCATCGCAAGACCGACCAGTTACGCATCATCGGTCTGGTCGAAAGCGCGGCAGCGTTCGCCTGCGAAATCCTCAATCCGGGCGGCACGTTTCTGGCGAAAGTCTTTCAGAGCGGTGCGGAGGCAGATTTGGTGGCGCAGCTCAAACGCGATTTCACCACGGTGAAGCATGTCAAACCCGCCGCCAGCCGGCAGGATTCATCCGAGCGCTACGTGATGGCGCTGGGATTTCGGGGTTCAAATACACCGCAATAA